One Vicia villosa cultivar HV-30 ecotype Madison, WI linkage group LG5, Vvil1.0, whole genome shotgun sequence genomic window, ATAAGCACAAACAACATTGATAAAGTAGTTCTAGAAACAGAACTTCAATGTAGTAAGAGAGTAAGAGTTGCTAAAGACTATGTGTTTGATACTTAGTATACTTCAAGAAACCTTGTCATATTTGGATGTAGATTTGTTGCCAAAAGCAATCAACAATGAGATAGATTCTGTAAAATCTAATCGGACCTGACACTTAGTAGAATTACCTCCTGAGTACAAACCAATGGGTTAGTAAATGTGTTTTACAAAAGTTACTAAAACTTTATCGAACAACTTTCCTTGTAGCCAAAGGTTTTAggaaaagagaaaatataaatttcttctatatttttttccagtcactagaattacatccattaggATACTGATTTCAATTATTTCTATTTATCATTTAATAGTACACCAAATAGATATTTAAACAACTTTTTTAAACGGTGATTTAGAAAAAGTAATCTATATGTACCAACTAGAAGATTTTGTGATTCATGGGCAAGAAAACAAGATATGTAAGTTAGATAAGTATTTGTATGGTCTACAACAAGCTCCAAAGTaatggcatgaaaagtttgataacttaataATATTGAAAGACTACAAAGTTAATAAAAGTGACTAATGCATTTATTACAGATCTAGAAATAGAATTTGCATTATCATATGTCTCTATATAGACAACTTACTCATATTCAGATCAAACATTTACGATATGGATATTGTAAAATTATTGTTGTgtaacaactttgatatgaaaaACTTCGGAGTATCTAATATGATTCTTGAAGTCAAGATCACTAGATTCGAGAAGGGAATATGATTGTATCAATCTCACTATGTGAAGAaaatcttaaagaaatataattatttttcctACAAAGTTGCTTGCACACTATATGATCCTACTATTAAACTATTTAAGAACAATGTTGACTATGTCAGACAAACTGGGTATAAGATCATCATTAGCAAACATAGGTATGTCATTGATTATACAAGACCCGACATTGCATATGTCGTAGGGTTGTTGTGCAACTTTACTAGTAGACCGAGTAATGAGCATTGTCAAGCTATTGAGTGATTCATGTCATGCCTTAAAAGGATCATGAATCTTGGTCTACATTATTAGAGATTTCTGGATGTACTATAAGGATACAATGATGGAAATTGAAATACCTTATCAGATGATTTCAAAACAACTAGTGGCTATATATTCAATATAGTTGGAAGAGTTGAATCTTGAAAATACAAAATAGATTATCTTGAATGAGTCTATGATGGGGTTTGAAATGATAGCAATATTAGCAACTACTAGTGAAGAAACAAGTTGGTTATGATGTTTGTTAGTTGAGGTCCCTTTGTGGGAAAAATTTATGTCAGTTGTGTTGATCTACTGTGATAGTACCGCGTCTATTGCAAAAATTTAGAACTATTATTATAATGGTAAGAGACATCGAATAAGGAGAAAACAGATCATTGTTAGAGATTGTAGCTCTAAAGGAGCTGTAAGAATGGATCATGTAAGCATAGTTTGAGATTGTTGGAACATGTCAATATTctaatatggagatgaatttaaaaaataaaaactcctTAAATCCCACATTGTTGGAAAATTATATGTGTCTGTATGTTAATTGAAAAAACTCTAAGTTCCACATTGCTTATATTACATTATTTTGCCTAGTTTACTCATTATATAAGAAAAACACATCTTTCATTCCAAGACACACACAAAATTTCTTTGAAGATTTTTCTTCTTCACTCTTTTACTATGCGTTTTCGAAGTGTCAAAACGCcaacttctctttctttctttctactTGTTGATTTTGTCGAGTATTTTTTAATTCCCTTTAGTGAATAACTTGAATTCCTCATTGTTTGAGAAATTACTGAGCTTTTTTTTTTGTAGTCTCTTTTAcaaattatttgaatttctccTTATTTGAGAAATTATTTTGAGTGGTCAAACAACCAATATTGAATTCTCTTTGTAGCGTTATTTGAATTTTCCCTCATTTAAGAAATTATTATGACTTGTCTATATACCAGATACTACGAGTGGTGTTTATACCATATTCAACCGATCTTTATACTATTAGAGAGTATATTTTTAGATCTATCTATCGCACAAATAATAATCATACAATATAGAACTAAATTGTTTTATCTTAAAGGCGTCGTGGTTGAGTTATTATTTTACATGACTTTGAACAATTATGTGAAATGTcttaaaaaacattttttcaaaaattttatatatatatatatatatatatatatatatatatatatatatatatatatatatatatatatatatatatataaagatttatttattaaattgtcAGTTTTTAAACACTCAATATATGTTGATATTTTAATGCTAAacttaaagttaatgaaaataaaataacacaCATTTCCACAAAATAGAGCagaaaataatacaaatattatatgggaaaagctaacatgtgccccaaaggcacaagttaatgagatatttatagaaatattctcTTAAAACGCGTGGAGTCAATgcatcgaaactttaaatataaatttactgtatttaattacatttaactttttctatttatagtatccttaacatgtaccctaagggcacatgttagcctGACCCATATTATATATATCCCTTGAAAGTATCGCAAACAAAGGACAATGATTTCAATTTCACGTATTTTCAAATGCATAATTGATTGTGCAAAGAAAAGGGTGCAATAGTACTGCTCTACCGACATTAATTATATTTGGACCATTAATAAAAGGTTCGTATTTTGTGGTTCTCATTTGTTTTCAATCTAACCTATTTGCAAGTTGAAATTGTGGTCCATATTCGACCATAATATTTGGACCATTTAATAAAAGTTTTGTATGAATATCTTTTCAAAAAGTTGAATATGCACTTGCAAATGGGATATATATCTATCaatcataatttttattttccttttctgcATCTTTTTTAACTAAATTTGTTCATATCCTaagttttctcttcttcctataaTAAACTATAAACGGAAAAGAATATCATAACttttttgtgtcaaaaaaatAGAAGTTAAACGGAACactttatattttatattctcactaacttttatttttttattcaaagttCAAACTATTAAATAACCTTAATTATCACTCTATAGATAATAAATAATCGATTTTTTTACAAagctaataaattaaaaatattataattaaaaaaattaaatataataaataatttattaacttgtgccctaaaaaCATAAGTTAACTTTTTCCATTAATTATTGACCAACATCCCACCAAACAAATGAGTGTAAAAGAATTTTCTTAAATCaacttttatataaattatatatatgaatGATCAAAATTATACATAAATCAGTTCTTAAATTATTattgcacaataaaagcaagaaACAAAACAATTGTGCAGTCTAGTAACTTCTTACTATATATTGGATATATTAATTAACAACAAGTAACACAAAGAAATGATATAATTGTtttgaatataaatatattttactaaCCTTATTCGAGTCAGGAATGGTGGCTGAAAGTTCCAGCATCTTCTCTGATAAATCCTTCTCATTtaaatcatcaccatcatcaaaaATGACGtcaacacatgaaccctaaaccataaattttgaaaaataagaatCAAAAGAGAACCAAATATTTTGGTAATGAGTAGAAGTTGCATTTTACCATATCACAATCAGAAGGCCAATTTTCTCCAGATTCCTCCATTAATTTTGTGGTAAAATGCTATTATGAAAAGTTAACTTTGTGTGAAGAAATATGTATAGTGATATTGGGTGGAAGAATGAAAGTATATTGTTGATAAGAAGTTGAGTTGTTCTTATGGAAGAGagaatgagaaagtgatgatgacatttataaataaataaataaatttagaaaataaataaataaaaaagaaatttaatgCGTGTGTTATGGTTTTAATTGGGGCAAGCCCACATGTGGTATTGAGAGAAGGGGATCTCTAGTTGTCAGTGGCTATAgctttgtgaagaaaaatgagaaaaagagaAGAGAGCAGGTGGAACATTAATGAGACAGAAAATGGTTTAAAGTGGTGGAAGAATCTTTTTTTAGGTAGAAGTTTTACTTTgttgataaatttttattattagtgAATTATTAGTGATTATTAGGTTTGGAAGTGGatcagaaaaaaataattaaattgttaatttaaatcaaattatatcaaaataaaatcaaattttttggttcgattttaactaaattaaattaatgaaaattgatatggtttgatttggttttcgGTTTTAGTCATTATTATAAAAAACACATATAACGTCGGACATGAAATGCATATGACATCGGTTATGAAAACGAGGTAACGAAGGGTGTCATGAAAAGCTATCACTTAAGACCTCGGTTATTTAAGCGTCGAGGGATAAAGTTCTCTGCACGTGGTTTCAATTCTCAGCATCtgcattttattattttcaaaattggatggCGCACCCAATATTAACACTTGGTATTTTGTAGAACCGAGGTAATATTTCAATGTTATTATCTTAGTTTAATGGAAAAACCGAGGGGTTAAGTTTTTTCTGTACTATTGTTTGCACCATATATCTTTTGATACCATGTGATAGACTGATTGTTACTTTATTGTTTGTCAAGTTAttattctcactcttgaagcttttaagtatAGAGTTAAGTATTGTTCTTggtcgaagcttttaagcaagaccaaatattgttcttagttaattaaggttcttgactaagtattattttatattgCAAGTGCAATCTTCTACTTTGGTTACTAGTCATTTGGATTGTGATTAGTTTGTGTCACTAGAATTGTGACTTGTATTGTCACTGGAACTGTGACTTATTTGGAAACAGTAAATGTGATTGGGACTGTTTTGGGACTGTTTTATTACTGAGGTGATTGTTGAAAGTGAGAtgggatttctcatatctagatggtgatttctaggtagaagttgcacgaCGCAGTGATTAAGAGAGAAATTGTAATTTAGGACTGTTTagactttgaactaatactattatagtggatattctttctggcttggtagcccctagaatAAGTGATgtttcaccgaactgggttaacaattgactATGTTATTTACCATTCTACAACTTAATTATGCACGATTTTGGTAAAAGTGTGTTTTGTTAGCAGATGATATCATTACATATGTCATGTCATTGTGGTTTATGTTGAGACATTTGTCATAACAGGTGTCTGTGATGATTATCATTCTGTAGTTACAGTCTGGTTGGGGTTATTCTGTTATGTCAGTCATAcgatgttgtaacatctgtcttgacatcatTATCCGATGTTGTGACATCAGCAGTGGCCTCTGTATTTCAAGTGCCAGAATTTCAGTCAATTAATCGATTTCTtcttggatggatattcagggtAGAATCAAATCACTTGAAACCCTGAAGATCATGAAAAGACCTTGTTTACATGCCCAATTAGGAGTCCTAGAAGAACGCCTTTTTAGATTATTAacacttattttcttttaatatcaaACTTTTGAGGCCATTAAAATCTCTTTGCATATTACTTTCCCCATTATATAGTTATCCACGATATCTTGACAAGTTTAAATTGTACTTTGCTAATAATACTCTAGTGCTAACTTTAAAGACATGACACTTGTATTTGTAACATGAACTATGTTAAGAAACTTCTCAATGACACATTCTTTCTTAAATTTTTGTTATCCACGAGATCAAATCTTTGTTTAAatcatcaataataatttttgtgGTCTCTCAAGCAGCATCTTTCCCaatatatttttgaatgttaGGTGACACTAATAATACCTCTAACATGAGCATTGAGTctatctttctttttttcaatttgAAAATCCCTCTGTCACAAATGCATCTCAACGTTATGTTAAAGAGCCAAAGAATCATTTACACATTAATGTCACTTATTAGATAAACATGTCAGATTtacattcaaaattaaaataggacAATAAAAGTCTCCTCTAATTGTTAAATAGGGCAATAGAaaactaaatattaaaataagggagtaaaacctaattaaaatttaaatagaggtaaaaatacatttaaatctATACAATAATATCAAGTAGTCATTCCCCTACTTACAATgtcaatatttgaataagatAACAATGATTAAATCTTTTAGAGTAATTAAAATGGATCAAcacataatataaataaaataccgCAACTACATAATGAcaataaaacaaaattacaacCAATATTACACTTGTTTCATACGTAACTAACACATGCTACTTTGCCATGATCACTATTATGAGACTTTTCACTAATTCATCCATTGTAATGCTGCATCCATCACACATCTGGCATTATACATTCATAGTTAATAAGATTTTCATTTTATCACATCAATCATTTTATTCGTAATCAataaataaagggttaaataagttttttgtCACTATAAATattgtagtttttatttttagtctccCCTGCCTTTAGGCAatggtttttacaaaaaaaaaaaattattgtcaaAATCAGTTAAAACTGTTGCCAAAACCTaaaagggactaaaaataaaattgcaataTTTATAAggccaaaaacttatttaacccatacTAATTTGAACTATGCATTATGTACCTGGGCAACAATGGTGATGTGAATGGTGAATGTTCCAAATTGCAAGACATTACTACTCACTACTAAAAGATGAAGATTTTCAAGGTGGGTTAGTATTTTGAGCACAACATTCTTTTGTTTCTCACAATGGATTGTGACTAAAACTTCTTTTTCTAATACTTTGGCTCTCACGTCGGGAAGAATATTAGCATTTGTTCGACAAATGTTGTTGCTAGAAACATTGGATTCAACATCTTGTTCTAACTCTTTTACACGCTTTTGAAGTTTTTTCACATATTGTCTTGCTTTGACTAGAATTGAATTGCGGTCCATctacaaaataattatataaagaaaattatattaattatgttacaatgtatttattattttttttctaattatgtAAAAAGTTAGTTGGGCTAATTTAGTTAGTTAGAACCCTTTGcatcaaatatttaaaatgaacaatggttttttattttttattttttttatagacaAAGGATCTATTAAAAGGGAGTATAAGAGATACTCTACCTGAATTACAAGACGGAAAACCTCTACAAATTAAAACATATGAGAGGAAAAGTATTTCAAATGTGGAAATTACAACAGACTTCAACGGTGCAAAATGAACATAACCAAGTCCCAGAGCTGAAAATAATGGCTGTCATACAGTCATCATGAGGCattgttaaaaataatattattatgcaTTAACCAAAGACTCCTCACAGTTGCCGAGCTATATCACCGCTAACACTGTCCTCTTCGAATAACTGATCATCTTATTGTGAAGAAAGAAAtagttttttattgaaaaaatgcaagtctcaaattgattaaagataaaatttataaaagaatttATATAGACCATCATCTTACaccttacatttttattttataagaaTAAATTAGATCAAACTTTTTATAAATACGAATTaggttaaattttaatttttttaatattaaaaaaatttatataaaaaagttatattagttttttcaaaaataagaaTTATTTTTGTGAGAGGAAAAGAGGGTACATAAAAAAATAGATATATCATGGATCTTtgtcttatttatttttttttgaaattttgatatccggCCCTGCGACTGACTAATTTAAGAAGGATTAATCTCACCGTCTACCAGCGGAGGCCCGTTTAAAGGATCTTTGCCTTATTTATTTCAATTGGACGG contains:
- the LOC131601137 gene encoding transcription factor bHLH25-like, which codes for MEESGENWPSDSDLGKWNDAIFEDGESEYVWDDESKLKERFLALSEAIGSKKMDRNSILVKARQYVKKLQKRVKELEQDVESNVSSNNICRTNANILPDVRAKVLEKEVLVTIHCEKQKNVVLKILTHLENLHLLVVSSNVLQFGTFTIHITIVAQMCDGCSITMDELVKSLIIVIMAK